A window of the Alloyangia pacifica genome harbors these coding sequences:
- a CDS encoding GNAT family N-acetyltransferase, with product MSVQDQSDLALPPGSAELMPPEALARHRAFMRREAPKVESDWMQVDTYKARIEPVDASMIDRLHELTVSVFWPHRASDIELVLALGTGYLALDEIGRPLSSVMGFPSDDDFTMLGMMVTTPRLQSQGTGGRLLRRAMTEQAGRDLRLSATRQGYRLYESAGFTPVRLVYQHQGMARAIRPPEPVQGVSVRPMQPGDMAAIRALDAHAFGARRTVTLDAVLGVSEVIVAERGGEVEGYAMMRNFGKGRVIGPLVAEQDGIAMQLAAAFIMAHEGEFLRLDTIIESERFEAFVSAAGLGVCDTVTDMRYGRLRRAQSGPMTYGLAMQSLG from the coding sequence ATGAGCGTTCAAGACCAGTCCGACCTCGCGCTGCCACCGGGCAGCGCCGAACTGATGCCGCCGGAGGCTCTTGCCCGCCACCGCGCCTTCATGCGCCGAGAGGCGCCGAAGGTGGAAAGCGACTGGATGCAGGTCGACACCTACAAGGCCAGGATCGAGCCGGTGGATGCCTCGATGATCGACCGGCTGCACGAGCTGACGGTCAGCGTCTTCTGGCCGCATCGGGCCTCGGACATCGAGCTGGTCCTGGCACTCGGCACTGGCTACCTGGCGCTGGACGAGATCGGGCGGCCATTGAGCTCCGTCATGGGCTTTCCGAGCGACGATGACTTCACGATGCTGGGGATGATGGTCACCACGCCGCGGCTGCAGTCGCAGGGCACCGGCGGGCGGCTGCTGCGCCGGGCGATGACCGAACAGGCCGGCCGCGACCTGCGACTTTCGGCGACGCGTCAGGGCTACCGCCTCTACGAGAGCGCGGGATTCACGCCGGTGCGGCTGGTCTACCAGCACCAGGGTATGGCGCGGGCGATCCGACCCCCCGAGCCGGTGCAGGGTGTGTCGGTGCGGCCGATGCAACCCGGCGACATGGCGGCGATCCGGGCGCTCGACGCCCATGCCTTCGGCGCGCGGCGGACCGTGACCCTCGATGCGGTGCTGGGTGTCTCCGAGGTGATCGTGGCCGAGCGCGGCGGCGAGGTCGAGGGCTATGCGATGATGCGCAACTTCGGCAAGGGGCGGGTCATTGGCCCACTGGTGGCCGAGCAGGACGGCATCGCCATGCAACTCGCCGCCGCGTTCATAATGGCGCATGAGGGCGAGTTCCTGCGCCTCGACACGATCATCGAAAGCGAGCGCTTCGAGGCCTTCGTCTCGGCCGCTGGTCTCGGGGTCTGCGACACGGTCACCGACATGCGCTACGGCCGCCTGCGCCGCGCGCAGAGCGGGCCGATGACCTACGGTCTGGCGATGCAGTCCCTGGGCTGA
- a CDS encoding IS110 family transposase: MEEVTVIGIDLAKSVFQLHGADASGRPVFRKKLSRAQFTRFVAEHPPCLVAMEACASSHYWEREFMKLGHEVRLIPPIYVKPFVKRQKNDANDAEAIAEAVVRPTMRFVPVKSAEQQARSMVFKTRDLLVRQRNALINALRGHLMEYGFIAPPGRTFVRKLEAQLDAPESMLPSGVTELCRLHLEQIGSLDVRIIRIEKRLKEEAKNDPETIRLQTAPGVGPVSAMAIQAFAPPMEGFRRGRDFAAWLGLVPVQKSTGGRQILGRTSKMGQRDIRRLLIIGAMTRVRWAVKNGPPKGSWLEQMLGRKPRMLVAIALANKTARAIWAMMTKQEDYRDPVLAA, encoded by the coding sequence GTGGAAGAGGTTACAGTCATCGGCATCGACTTGGCAAAGTCGGTTTTTCAACTCCACGGCGCGGATGCGTCAGGACGGCCCGTGTTCCGCAAGAAGCTCTCGCGGGCGCAGTTCACCCGGTTCGTGGCCGAGCACCCGCCCTGCCTTGTCGCCATGGAGGCTTGCGCGTCGTCGCACTATTGGGAGCGGGAGTTCATGAAACTCGGCCATGAGGTACGGCTCATCCCACCGATCTACGTGAAGCCCTTCGTGAAGCGGCAGAAAAACGATGCGAATGACGCCGAGGCCATCGCGGAGGCCGTGGTGCGTCCGACCATGCGGTTTGTGCCCGTGAAATCCGCCGAGCAGCAGGCCAGATCCATGGTCTTCAAGACGCGCGATCTCCTCGTTCGACAACGCAACGCCCTCATCAACGCGCTGCGCGGGCACCTTATGGAATATGGCTTCATCGCGCCTCCCGGACGGACATTCGTCAGGAAACTCGAGGCGCAGCTCGATGCTCCAGAGAGCATGCTCCCATCCGGCGTCACCGAGCTTTGTCGCCTGCACCTCGAGCAGATTGGCAGTCTCGACGTCAGGATCATAAGAATAGAGAAGCGCCTCAAAGAAGAAGCCAAGAACGATCCTGAGACGATCCGCCTGCAGACAGCCCCGGGTGTCGGCCCCGTCAGCGCCATGGCAATTCAAGCCTTCGCCCCGCCGATGGAAGGGTTCCGAAGGGGGCGTGATTTTGCGGCCTGGCTGGGTCTCGTCCCTGTTCAGAAATCGACAGGTGGCCGGCAGATTCTGGGGCGCACTTCAAAGATGGGACAACGGGACATTCGCAGACTGTTGATCATCGGCGCGATGACGCGGGTCAGATGGGCGGTCAAGAACGGCCCTCCCAAAGGGTCCTGGTTGGAGCAGATGCTGGGGCGCAAGCCCCGGATGCTGGTCGCCATCGCCCTGGCAAACAAAACCGCCCGCGCGATCTGGGCGATGATGACGAAACAGGAGGACTATCGAGACCCCGTCCTTGCCGCGTGA
- a CDS encoding GAF domain-containing protein, whose translation MTSPANRALDLAPLLRAQAQLNQPHTLFRAVEQTCRARFGFRFLTVLRNLPGTGNVMRMHSSEPDYPTGALKPMGLTEWGKVVLDGGKCWLGNSADDVRWAFPDAELILSKGCEACACAPVLWAGRCVGVLSLNDARDAYSRDDMADMSLIAQTLAPALI comes from the coding sequence ATGACCTCTCCCGCAAACCGCGCGCTCGATCTCGCACCCCTGCTGCGCGCTCAGGCGCAGCTCAACCAGCCCCACACGCTCTTCCGCGCCGTCGAGCAGACCTGCCGAGCCCGCTTCGGCTTCCGCTTCCTGACCGTGCTGAGGAACCTGCCCGGCACCGGCAACGTCATGCGGATGCACAGCTCCGAGCCTGACTATCCCACCGGCGCGCTGAAGCCGATGGGGCTGACCGAATGGGGCAAGGTGGTGCTCGACGGCGGGAAGTGCTGGCTAGGCAACTCGGCCGACGACGTCCGATGGGCCTTTCCCGACGCCGAGTTGATCCTGTCGAAGGGCTGCGAGGCCTGCGCCTGCGCGCCGGTGCTCTGGGCCGGGCGCTGCGTCGGCGTGCTGTCGCTGAACGATGCGCGCGATGCCTACAGCCGCGACGACATGGCGGACATGTCCCTCATCGCCCAAACCCTCGCACCGGCGCTGATCTGA
- a CDS encoding PepSY-associated TM helix domain-containing protein, with protein MTVTTSRAASAALYRAVWRWHFIAGLVILPIVLILAITGGIYLFKDEINDAAYSRLRFVEPAAAQRAPSALAAAALEAHQGELKAYTPPASATRSAEIDILGPDGLKDTVYVNPYTGEVLGTLWDGGAAGSPAMYVVRKLHSLEYVGWLGNRLIEMAAGWMVLLVASGIYLWWPRGRGLGTTSLKARRGRPWWRDLHAVTGLYTGVFIVFLALTGLPWSAIWGGKFYEYANALELGMPEGYWSGLPSSTVPLSEATDRAPWIIEKQPVPLSSAAEGVPQTLDQVVATVEGLGIVPGYSVSMPRGPAGVFTASVYPDDITYERVIHLDQYSGAVLYDADLADLGTLGRWAEWGISVHMGQEWGLVNQIVLLLACLAMVGLCVSGAAMWWKRRPSGALGVPQVPSDWRIPRTLLLMAVAAGVFFPLVGLSMLGLAAVEVALHLARRRKALA; from the coding sequence ATGACGGTAACGACCTCGCGCGCCGCCTCGGCCGCGCTCTACCGCGCCGTATGGCGCTGGCATTTCATCGCCGGTCTTGTGATCCTGCCTATCGTGCTGATCCTGGCCATCACCGGCGGCATCTACCTCTTCAAGGACGAGATCAACGACGCGGCCTATTCCCGGCTGCGCTTCGTCGAGCCTGCCGCCGCGCAGCGCGCGCCCTCGGCCCTCGCCGCCGCCGCGCTCGAGGCGCATCAGGGCGAGCTCAAGGCCTACACCCCGCCCGCCTCCGCGACCCGCAGCGCCGAGATCGACATTCTCGGCCCGGACGGGCTGAAGGATACGGTCTACGTGAATCCCTACACCGGTGAGGTGCTGGGCACGCTCTGGGACGGTGGCGCCGCGGGCAGCCCGGCGATGTACGTGGTGCGCAAACTGCACTCGCTGGAGTACGTCGGCTGGCTCGGCAACCGGCTCATCGAGATGGCCGCAGGCTGGATGGTGCTGCTGGTCGCCAGCGGCATCTACCTGTGGTGGCCGCGCGGGCGGGGGCTCGGGACAACATCCCTCAAGGCCAGGCGCGGGCGTCCCTGGTGGCGCGACCTGCACGCGGTCACCGGCCTCTACACAGGGGTCTTCATCGTGTTCCTCGCGCTGACCGGTCTGCCCTGGTCGGCGATCTGGGGCGGCAAGTTCTACGAATACGCCAATGCCCTCGAGCTCGGGATGCCCGAGGGCTACTGGTCCGGCCTGCCGAGCTCGACCGTGCCGCTTTCCGAGGCCACCGATCGCGCGCCCTGGATCATCGAGAAGCAGCCGGTGCCGCTGTCGTCGGCGGCAGAGGGTGTCCCCCAGACGCTCGACCAGGTGGTCGCGACGGTGGAGGGCCTTGGCATCGTGCCGGGCTATTCCGTGTCGATGCCGAGGGGGCCGGCGGGCGTGTTCACCGCTTCGGTCTATCCCGATGACATCACCTATGAGCGGGTGATCCACCTCGACCAATACAGCGGCGCGGTGCTCTACGACGCGGATCTTGCCGACCTCGGCACGCTCGGCCGCTGGGCCGAATGGGGCATTTCCGTCCACATGGGGCAGGAATGGGGGCTGGTGAACCAGATCGTGCTGCTTCTGGCCTGCCTCGCCATGGTCGGGCTCTGCGTGTCGGGCGCCGCCATGTGGTGGAAACGCCGCCCCTCGGGCGCGCTCGGCGTGCCGCAGGTGCCAAGCGACTGGCGCATTCCCCGCACGCTGCTGCTGATGGCCGTGGCGGCGGGCGTGTTCTTCCCGCTGGTCGGCCTGTCGATGCTGGGGCTGGCGGCAGTGGAAGTCGCGCTGCACCTTGCGCGGCGGCGGAAGGCGCTGGCGTGA
- a CDS encoding TRAP transporter substrate-binding protein encodes MTFKTLFATVAGLGLAAAPAIATTWDLSSEYPAGSLQGQTADFFAKAVAEKTGGDVEVTVHHGAALGYKSVDHFDAVGDGALQAASSAFVFWTGIDPIFQLSSLPFLAPTTEDVHDLYELAKPEYKKVLEDNNQMLLLATPWPSSGLWGNTAFTSIADLEGVKVRTYDVASTETMKNAGAFPIQISWADVPAQLSTNAIDAVLTSPNGGVGVQMWELQSNFTNVNYASSLQAIHLNLDAWDDLTEEQQTAVMEAAAEAEDFGWGLLAEATAKDFDTMRENGMTVTEEISAEFSQALTDAARPFINQWIADTGERAQSIMDAYKSR; translated from the coding sequence ATGACCTTCAAGACGCTTTTTGCCACCGTCGCCGGCCTCGGCCTCGCAGCCGCGCCTGCGATCGCCACCACCTGGGACCTGTCGAGCGAATATCCCGCCGGCTCGCTCCAGGGGCAGACCGCCGATTTCTTTGCCAAGGCCGTGGCCGAGAAGACCGGTGGCGACGTCGAGGTGACCGTTCACCACGGTGCGGCGCTCGGCTACAAGAGCGTTGACCATTTCGATGCGGTGGGCGACGGCGCGCTGCAGGCAGCGTCCTCGGCCTTTGTGTTCTGGACCGGCATCGACCCGATTTTCCAGCTCTCGTCGCTGCCCTTCCTCGCCCCGACCACCGAGGACGTGCATGACCTCTACGAACTGGCGAAGCCCGAGTACAAAAAGGTCCTCGAGGACAACAACCAGATGCTGCTGCTCGCGACGCCCTGGCCGTCCTCGGGACTCTGGGGCAACACGGCCTTCACCTCGATCGCCGACCTCGAAGGTGTGAAGGTGCGCACCTATGACGTCGCCTCCACCGAGACGATGAAGAACGCCGGCGCCTTCCCGATCCAGATCTCCTGGGCCGACGTGCCCGCGCAGCTGTCGACAAATGCCATCGACGCCGTGCTGACCTCGCCCAACGGCGGCGTCGGCGTGCAGATGTGGGAGCTGCAGTCGAACTTCACCAACGTGAACTACGCCTCCTCGCTGCAGGCGATCCACCTCAACCTCGACGCCTGGGACGACCTGACCGAAGAGCAGCAGACCGCCGTCATGGAAGCGGCCGCAGAGGCCGAGGACTTTGGCTGGGGCCTGCTGGCGGAAGCCACTGCCAAGGATTTCGACACCATGCGAGAGAACGGCATGACGGTGACCGAGGAGATCTCTGCCGAGTTCTCGCAGGCGCTGACCGACGCGGCGCGGCCCTTCATCAACCAATGGATCGCAGACACCGGCGAGCGCGCGCAGAGCATTATGGACGCCTATAAGAGCCGTTGA
- a CDS encoding cupin domain-containing protein: MALLVPVETAPTFAAKEGTAAPDRLIEGAPAFKTWEIDTALAKAANWGKIRTGVWEATEGKTISIKGETLEFCHILSGRCEIAEDGGESHVFGPGDSFVLKPGFTGTWNTLETVRKIFVIAS; this comes from the coding sequence ATGGCCCTGCTCGTACCCGTTGAAACCGCTCCAACTTTTGCCGCCAAGGAAGGCACCGCCGCGCCCGACCGCCTGATCGAGGGTGCGCCCGCCTTCAAGACATGGGAAATCGACACCGCGCTGGCCAAAGCCGCCAACTGGGGCAAGATCCGCACCGGCGTCTGGGAGGCCACCGAGGGCAAGACGATCTCGATCAAGGGTGAGACCCTCGAGTTCTGCCACATCCTGTCGGGGCGCTGCGAGATTGCCGAGGACGGCGGCGAGAGCCACGTTTTCGGCCCCGGCGACAGCTTCGTGCTGAAACCCGGCTTCACCGGCACCTGGAACACGCTCGAGACGGTGCGCAAGATTTTCGTGATCGCCTCCTGA
- a CDS encoding TRAP transporter small permease subunit yields the protein MTRFYSGVFALSRLAAVIAACALVYMVGHIAYEIILRSFFATSTFVLDEFVGYAISICVVWSLGYVLEHGDLIRVGLVLDRLPPRAQQLMTAGAALVACALSAGLAWMFWIRVARAWSRGTVSSSVAAVPTWIPEGALMLGLGLFALAALSHGLRHITGNPSPAPSTPLATPVE from the coding sequence ATGACCCGCTTCTATTCCGGCGTTTTCGCCCTGTCGCGACTGGCTGCCGTGATCGCCGCATGTGCGCTGGTCTACATGGTGGGCCACATCGCCTACGAAATCATCCTGCGCAGCTTCTTCGCCACCTCAACCTTCGTGCTGGACGAATTCGTCGGCTACGCGATCAGTATCTGTGTGGTCTGGTCCCTCGGCTACGTGCTCGAACATGGTGACCTGATCCGCGTCGGCCTTGTGCTTGATCGCCTGCCGCCGCGCGCGCAGCAGCTGATGACCGCCGGGGCTGCGCTGGTGGCCTGCGCACTTTCGGCCGGGCTTGCGTGGATGTTCTGGATCCGCGTCGCGCGGGCCTGGTCGCGCGGCACCGTGTCCTCGTCGGTCGCCGCGGTGCCGACCTGGATTCCCGAGGGCGCGCTCATGCTCGGGCTCGGGCTCTTTGCGCTTGCCGCGCTCTCGCATGGGCTGCGCCACATCACCGGAAACCCGTCGCCGGCCCCCAGCACGCCCCTGGCGACCCCGGTCGAATAA
- a CDS encoding TRAP transporter large permease, which produces METLLTAAATLAFLLLFLGLGVWVFISLALVATTSLFFLHGMDLSRIGSIAAGIIYRYSTSWELSAIPMFIWMGEIIFRTDISTRLFRGLSPFVDYIPGRLLHTNVLGCTLFAAVSGSSPATTATVGRITTRELGQRGYDDRLSLGSLAGAGSLGLLIPPSIVMIVYGILAEQSISRLFAAGVLPGLMITALYSGYIMLRAKMNPGLVPAARERRSATDFLRALWDLAPLVVLMTIVLGSIYTGIATPSEAAAVGVIAAIAIAAVTRQLSLTLLRDTLMGALRTSTMVCSILITAAFMSTAIGYLHIPADVADGIASLNLPPWGLLVVLSLFYLGLGFFLDGTSIVVMSLPISLPLALQAGFDPIWFGVYLVLMVEMAQVTPPVGFNLFVLQGISGRSIGYVARAALPFFVLMLVGVALLAVFPGIALWLPNFFYG; this is translated from the coding sequence ATGGAAACGCTCCTGACCGCGGCCGCAACGCTGGCCTTCCTACTGCTGTTCCTCGGCCTTGGGGTCTGGGTCTTTATCTCGCTGGCCCTGGTCGCCACCACGTCACTTTTCTTCCTGCACGGGATGGATCTCTCGCGTATCGGCTCGATCGCGGCGGGGATCATCTATCGCTATTCCACCAGCTGGGAGCTCTCGGCCATCCCGATGTTCATCTGGATGGGAGAGATCATCTTCCGCACCGACATCTCGACCCGGCTGTTCCGCGGCCTCTCGCCCTTCGTCGACTATATCCCCGGCCGCCTGCTCCACACCAACGTGCTGGGATGCACGCTCTTTGCGGCGGTCTCGGGCTCGTCGCCCGCCACCACCGCGACCGTGGGCCGGATCACCACGCGCGAGCTGGGCCAGCGCGGCTATGACGACCGGCTGTCGCTGGGCTCTCTGGCAGGCGCGGGCAGCCTCGGGCTGCTGATTCCGCCGTCGATCGTGATGATCGTCTACGGGATCCTCGCCGAGCAGTCGATCTCGCGTCTCTTCGCCGCCGGCGTGCTGCCGGGGCTGATGATCACAGCGCTCTACTCGGGCTACATCATGCTGCGCGCGAAGATGAACCCCGGCCTGGTGCCGGCCGCACGCGAGCGCCGCAGCGCGACGGACTTCCTGCGCGCACTCTGGGACCTGGCGCCGCTGGTGGTGCTGATGACCATCGTGCTCGGCTCGATCTACACCGGCATCGCCACTCCCTCCGAGGCGGCCGCTGTCGGCGTGATCGCCGCCATCGCCATCGCCGCCGTCACCCGCCAGCTATCGCTCACGCTGCTGCGAGACACGCTGATGGGAGCGCTGCGCACCTCGACCATGGTCTGTTCGATCCTGATCACCGCCGCCTTCATGTCGACGGCCATCGGCTATCTGCACATCCCGGCGGACGTGGCCGACGGCATCGCGTCGCTCAACCTGCCGCCCTGGGGGCTGCTGGTGGTGCTCTCGCTCTTCTACCTCGGGCTCGGCTTTTTCCTCGACGGCACCTCGATCGTGGTGATGAGCCTGCCGATCTCGCTGCCGCTGGCCTTACAGGCGGGCTTCGATCCGATCTGGTTCGGCGTCTACCTCGTGCTGATGGTCGAGATGGCGCAGGTGACGCCGCCGGTCGGCTTCAACCTCTTCGTGCTGCAGGGCATCTCGGGCCGCTCGATCGGCTACGTCGCCCGCGCCGCGCTACCCTTCTTCGTGCTGATGCTGGTGGGGGTCGCGCTGCTGGCCGTCTTCCCGGGCATCGCGCTCTGGCTCCCGAATTTCTTCTACGGATAA
- a CDS encoding TetR/AcrR family transcriptional regulator, producing the protein MSDEAKSPSAARPRRTQAERSQETRSKVCEATLQALVEVGYEQISTTLIAQKAQVSRGALTHQFPTRNDMLVAAFEKLVGEWREGYPFGLDPDKEQLSVDELIDALWNNIFAEGRYIAAMELMLAARQDNELGHALRDILVSWIRKRDRITVRLIGGDVDDAEADLKVQLHLSVLRGIAMHQSFDSDPQTANKLIDLWKRIARKA; encoded by the coding sequence ATGAGCGATGAGGCCAAATCGCCCTCTGCCGCACGCCCGCGGCGCACGCAGGCGGAGCGATCACAGGAAACCCGCAGCAAGGTCTGCGAGGCGACGCTTCAGGCCCTCGTGGAAGTCGGCTACGAGCAGATCTCGACGACGCTGATCGCGCAGAAGGCGCAGGTGTCGCGCGGCGCGCTCACCCACCAGTTCCCGACCCGCAACGACATGCTGGTCGCCGCATTCGAGAAACTGGTTGGCGAATGGCGGGAGGGCTACCCTTTTGGGCTCGACCCCGACAAGGAGCAGCTTTCGGTCGATGAGTTGATTGACGCGCTTTGGAACAACATCTTCGCCGAGGGCCGCTACATCGCGGCGATGGAGCTCATGCTCGCCGCGCGCCAGGACAACGAGCTGGGCCACGCGCTGCGCGATATTCTGGTGTCATGGATCCGAAAGCGTGACCGCATCACCGTGCGCCTGATCGGCGGCGACGTCGACGACGCCGAAGCCGATCTGAAAGTGCAGTTGCACCTCTCGGTGCTGCGCGGAATCGCCATGCACCAGAGCTTCGATTCTGATCCGCAGACGGCGAACAAGCTGATCGATCTGTGGAAGCGGATCGCTCGGAAGGCCTAA
- a CDS encoding cytochrome P450 — MTQTLPPRIEPATEPLGMLASLRAARSNVLRIIPAIAYTQPIVTGTTGHARWHMVQGPEGMKRLFLDNVENYPKSEVMLRMLRPAVGDSLFTSEGAQWRWQRRAIAPVFAARNVEALAPVMTATAERACDRLAGQSSAEMVSEMLSATFDVICDVALSGREHFDAEAYGEAITRYFLTVGRASLLDFLEVPPWVPRPAELFGRGAVKTMHAMVSRAIEARRRQATGGADDLLDHMLAARDPESGRTMSPKDLLHNMQFFIVAGHETTALSLAWALYLLAHDEAAQARARDEARDVLQGGRCGHAELERMPGITAVLDETMRLYPPVGMLARTVRAADTLYEREIRPRETIFVNTWALHRHHAYWERPDQFDPTRFAQGQKRDRYLHLPFGAGPRVCVGANFAMMQAGIILATLLSRYRFAPKGPRPEPIMHMTVRPDPGVTLEITPL; from the coding sequence ATGACGCAGACGCTGCCGCCGCGCATCGAACCGGCGACCGAGCCGCTGGGAATGCTCGCAAGCCTCCGGGCCGCGCGCAGCAACGTGCTGCGGATCATCCCCGCCATCGCCTACACCCAGCCCATCGTCACCGGCACCACCGGCCACGCGCGCTGGCACATGGTGCAGGGCCCCGAGGGCATGAAGCGGCTGTTTCTCGATAACGTCGAGAATTATCCCAAATCCGAGGTCATGCTGCGGATGCTGCGCCCGGCGGTGGGCGACAGCCTTTTCACCTCCGAGGGCGCGCAGTGGCGCTGGCAGCGCCGCGCCATCGCTCCGGTCTTCGCCGCCCGCAACGTCGAGGCTCTGGCGCCGGTGATGACCGCCACCGCCGAACGTGCCTGCGACCGCCTTGCCGGCCAGAGCAGCGCCGAGATGGTGTCCGAGATGCTGTCGGCCACTTTCGACGTGATCTGCGACGTGGCGCTGTCGGGGCGCGAACACTTCGATGCCGAGGCCTACGGCGAGGCGATCACCCGCTATTTCCTCACCGTCGGCCGCGCCTCGCTGCTGGATTTCCTCGAGGTGCCGCCCTGGGTGCCCCGCCCGGCCGAGCTGTTCGGGCGGGGCGCGGTGAAGACGATGCACGCCATGGTGTCCCGCGCGATCGAGGCGCGGCGGCGTCAGGCGACGGGCGGGGCGGACGATCTGCTCGACCACATGCTCGCGGCGCGGGATCCCGAGAGCGGCCGCACCATGTCGCCCAAGGACCTTCTGCACAACATGCAGTTCTTCATCGTCGCTGGCCATGAAACCACGGCGCTGTCGCTGGCCTGGGCGCTCTACCTGCTGGCCCATGACGAGGCGGCGCAGGCGCGCGCGCGGGACGAAGCGCGGGACGTGTTGCAGGGCGGCCGCTGCGGCCACGCGGAGCTCGAGCGCATGCCCGGCATCACCGCGGTGCTCGACGAGACCATGCGGCTTTATCCCCCGGTGGGTATGCTGGCGCGCACCGTGCGCGCCGCCGACACGCTCTATGAGCGCGAGATCCGCCCGCGCGAGACGATCTTCGTCAACACCTGGGCGCTGCATCGCCATCACGCCTACTGGGAGCGGCCGGATCAGTTCGACCCCACGCGCTTTGCCCAAGGCCAGAAGCGGGACCGCTACCTGCACCTGCCCTTCGGCGCCGGGCCGCGGGTCTGCGTCGGGGCGAATTTCGCAATGATGCAGGCGGGGATCATCCTCGCCACGCTGCTGTCACGCTACCGCTTCGCGCCGAAAGGGCCGCGCCCCGAGCCGATCATGCACATGACCGTGCGCCCCGATCCCGGCGTCACGCTGGAGATCACCCCGCTCTAG
- a CDS encoding autotransporter domain-containing protein has protein sequence MGRTGLLGFMSSNERYGAVQSRVAFGRGMSALADVPGNPADGYPDGVSELLTPLSAIIQLNKGPSDSASYLRFSSDNRRSDAWRTENAGTGFESDSEAHGFGAQYFYAPNADLMLGLGVEVNRNEVEIRHNDGSSDIEFWALRADVLKVVNDNWGVALRAGWFNETAETSIPLPFATMESEQDAQRLYLQADAVGTFTRADIAALPESWILRPNIGAAWQKTWFDETTNSLGATVKGPRGESSDEYGSVYAKAALHHDGKGKIHPYAGLGVDVEFVNSYEDYVDETAYFNSFAGASISLSRSAMIYVSYGRYDGFNGNRTKESLVVALGVTL, from the coding sequence ATGGGCCGGACCGGGCTTCTGGGGTTCATGTCCTCGAACGAGCGCTACGGCGCGGTGCAGTCCCGCGTCGCCTTCGGCCGCGGCATGTCGGCGCTGGCGGACGTTCCCGGCAACCCGGCGGATGGCTATCCCGACGGCGTGAGCGAGCTGCTCACCCCGCTCAGCGCCATCATCCAGCTGAACAAGGGCCCGAGTGACAGCGCCTCCTACCTGCGCTTTTCCTCCGACAATCGCCGGTCGGACGCCTGGCGCACCGAGAACGCCGGCACCGGCTTCGAGAGCGACAGCGAGGCGCATGGCTTTGGCGCGCAGTATTTCTATGCCCCGAACGCCGACCTGATGCTGGGGCTCGGGGTGGAGGTGAACCGCAACGAGGTCGAGATACGCCACAACGACGGCAGCAGCGACATCGAGTTCTGGGCGCTGCGGGCGGACGTTCTGAAGGTGGTGAACGACAACTGGGGCGTCGCCCTGCGCGCCGGCTGGTTCAACGAGACCGCCGAGACAAGCATCCCGCTGCCCTTCGCCACGATGGAGTCCGAGCAGGACGCGCAGCGACTCTATCTGCAGGCCGACGCGGTGGGCACCTTCACCAGGGCCGACATCGCGGCACTGCCCGAAAGCTGGATCCTGCGCCCCAACATCGGCGCGGCCTGGCAGAAGACCTGGTTCGACGAGACCACCAACTCGCTGGGTGCAACGGTCAAGGGTCCGCGCGGCGAAAGCTCGGACGAATATGGGTCGGTCTATGCCAAGGCGGCGCTGCATCACGATGGGAAGGGAAAGATCCACCCCTATGCGGGTCTCGGGGTCGACGTCGAATTCGTCAATTCCTATGAAGATTACGTCGATGAGACGGCCTACTTCAACAGCTTCGCCGGGGCGTCGATCTCGCTCTCGCGTTCGGCGATGATCTATGTGAGCTACGGCCGCTACGATGGGTTCAACGGCAACCGGACGAAGGAGTCACTGGTTGTTGCGCTTGGGGTGACCTTATGA